A single window of Candidatus Flexicrinis affinis DNA harbors:
- the mltG gene encoding endolytic transglycosylase MltG, whose amino-acid sequence MRAIRWIIGLGVLAVFAAAAAFALVVIASGRSPGDTVRSLIAQIALAGRADELETPFGSDDRPRRFEVAFGDTPTSIGQGLQALGVIGDAELFVDYARAEGLDTQFQAGIYFVRQTHPLTQIAGQLTDARGSHIPFRMLAGWRLEEVAQAIDNTPAFNFAGGDFLAAASAPSAELAARFGLPPGAGLEGFLGEGTYQFPPDVTVAEVRDALAEGFLSALDALILADLGAQGFSLYEAVTLASIVQREAVQQSEMPLIAGVYRNRLDIGMKLDADPTVQYALGNSRGSWWPRITAADYNAVVSSYNTYLIGGLPPGPINSPGLLALRAVVYPQASEYYYFRADCRDDGFHDFAPTYEEHLANGC is encoded by the coding sequence ATGCGCGCAATTCGTTGGATCATTGGCCTCGGGGTGCTGGCCGTCTTCGCGGCAGCAGCGGCATTCGCGCTGGTCGTAATCGCCAGCGGGCGCAGCCCCGGCGATACGGTGCGCTCGTTGATCGCGCAAATCGCGTTGGCCGGGCGCGCGGACGAATTGGAGACCCCGTTCGGCAGCGACGATCGTCCGCGCCGGTTTGAAGTCGCGTTCGGAGACACGCCGACCAGCATCGGTCAAGGGCTGCAAGCGCTAGGCGTCATTGGCGATGCCGAGTTGTTCGTCGACTACGCCCGGGCTGAAGGACTGGACACGCAGTTTCAGGCCGGCATCTATTTCGTCAGGCAAACGCATCCGCTGACACAGATCGCCGGTCAGTTGACGGACGCACGCGGCAGCCATATCCCGTTTCGCATGTTGGCCGGGTGGCGGCTTGAAGAGGTCGCGCAAGCGATCGACAACACCCCGGCGTTCAACTTCGCCGGCGGTGACTTTCTCGCGGCGGCCTCTGCACCATCCGCCGAACTCGCGGCACGCTTCGGCTTGCCTCCCGGCGCAGGACTAGAAGGCTTTTTGGGCGAAGGTACATATCAGTTCCCTCCGGACGTGACGGTCGCAGAGGTTCGCGACGCGCTGGCCGAGGGCTTCCTATCGGCGCTAGACGCGCTGATCCTCGCTGACCTCGGCGCGCAGGGGTTTTCACTATACGAAGCTGTTACGCTCGCGTCGATCGTGCAGCGCGAGGCCGTGCAGCAAAGCGAGATGCCACTAATCGCCGGCGTATACCGCAATCGGCTCGACATCGGCATGAAGCTTGACGCTGACCCGACCGTGCAGTACGCCCTCGGGAACTCGCGGGGGAGCTGGTGGCCGCGGATAACCGCCGCAGACTACAACGCTGTCGTATCGTCGTACAACACCTATCTGATCGGCGGGCTGCCGCCTGGCCCGATCAACTCGCCGGGATTGCTTGCTTTGCGTGCGGTCGTCTATCCACAGGCTTCCGAGTATTACTACTTCCGCGCCGACTGCCGCGACGACGGATTTCACGACTTCGCACCCACCTACGAAGAGCACCTCGCTAATGGGTGTTAG
- a CDS encoding baseplate J/gp47 family protein, whose product MPKDAAFIQLEAGEEANSVRDRLQFFRGQHVLIVWPEVGTALTRKLDLVLVQREAMRRAIRVAFVTHDPQIIEYARELDISTFETIGASQRGRWKRGRGKVFANRSQKPKNEPTPADLMPLASRVRAGARIPLPFFARLVMLAIVSGVLALAATVVLPGATVSLTLARRDIVADVVISASPRMQAIDVENSRIPARFQLVQVVQSGTYPSTGRLAGEDTLATGTVTIVNRTATPREIPAGTIVSTADGAPVRFRLLSTALLPGGEGLSVEVRVEALPEFAGEIGNVAAARITALDTDFADTVTVTNLLPLSGGQSRTLPVVTQSDIDRLRAAVRQQIQAQAQADIGQLLAEGEFFIDESIAITPESERGDWQVYSANVGDVANEVTLEMRAVVQALVINQRDAERVGFAALSQQISRGRSLDIGTLRYERGPIMSLSDDGEVTFQLFAEGMISGSVDTAELQQFLAGRSLPDARLYLASTLELAPGSEPVISVFPQFGDTLPILPFRITVDIREETNP is encoded by the coding sequence ATGCCGAAGGACGCTGCATTCATCCAACTCGAGGCCGGCGAGGAAGCCAATTCCGTCCGCGACCGGCTTCAATTTTTCCGTGGACAGCACGTCCTGATCGTGTGGCCGGAGGTGGGTACGGCGCTCACGCGCAAGCTCGACCTCGTGCTCGTCCAACGCGAGGCGATGCGCCGCGCCATCCGCGTTGCGTTCGTAACGCACGACCCGCAAATTATCGAGTACGCGCGCGAGCTGGACATCAGCACTTTTGAGACTATCGGCGCGTCGCAACGCGGGCGTTGGAAACGCGGCCGGGGCAAGGTCTTCGCCAACCGGAGTCAGAAGCCTAAGAACGAGCCCACCCCGGCAGATTTGATGCCGCTGGCAAGCCGTGTGCGGGCCGGGGCGCGCATTCCGCTTCCGTTCTTCGCGCGGTTGGTCATGCTGGCGATCGTCTCCGGTGTGTTGGCGCTCGCTGCAACCGTTGTGCTGCCCGGCGCAACCGTGTCATTGACACTGGCCCGCCGCGACATCGTCGCCGATGTCGTCATCAGCGCGTCGCCGCGAATGCAAGCCATCGACGTTGAGAACTCACGCATCCCCGCGCGCTTTCAACTTGTTCAGGTCGTGCAGTCCGGCACCTACCCATCTACGGGCCGCCTCGCCGGCGAGGACACGCTTGCCACTGGCACGGTGACAATTGTGAACCGGACCGCGACGCCGCGCGAGATTCCTGCCGGTACGATCGTCAGCACCGCTGACGGCGCACCCGTACGGTTTCGTCTGCTGTCAACCGCCCTGCTCCCCGGCGGCGAAGGGCTTTCCGTCGAGGTGCGGGTAGAAGCGCTGCCCGAGTTTGCTGGCGAGATCGGCAACGTCGCCGCGGCGCGCATTACCGCGCTGGACACCGACTTCGCCGACACCGTGACCGTCACCAACCTGCTGCCTCTGAGCGGCGGACAAAGCCGAACCTTGCCCGTGGTGACACAATCCGATATCGACCGCTTGCGCGCGGCAGTACGACAGCAGATCCAGGCGCAGGCACAGGCCGACATCGGTCAGCTCTTGGCCGAAGGCGAGTTCTTCATCGATGAGAGTATCGCCATCACGCCCGAGAGCGAGCGCGGCGACTGGCAAGTGTACTCGGCGAACGTCGGCGATGTCGCCAATGAGGTGACGCTCGAAATGCGGGCGGTGGTTCAGGCGCTCGTCATCAACCAGCGCGATGCCGAACGCGTGGGATTTGCCGCGCTCAGCCAACAGATTTCGCGCGGGCGCAGCCTCGACATCGGCACGCTGCGCTACGAACGCGGCCCAATCATGAGCCTGTCCGACGACGGCGAAGTGACGTTCCAATTGTTTGCAGAAGGTATGATCTCCGGCAGTGTCGACACTGCTGAACTGCAGCAGTTTCTCGCCGGCCGATCGCTTCCGGATGCGCGGCTTTACCTCGCCAGCACGTTGGAACTGGCGCCCGGCTCCGAGCCGGTCATCAGTGTGTTTCCCCAGTTTGGCGACACCCTCCCGATCCTGCCGTTCCGCATCACTGTGGACATTCGGGAAGAAACGAACCCATGA
- a CDS encoding DUF1295 domain-containing protein, with protein sequence MWIILLAMLGYGVLHTWLAGAFKPVFRSRFGDRAYEGLYRILFNVIAAAGLGAIGLLMILLDAREPVIWILPASLEPVLIAIQAVGIVGAVVSLLQVDLGRFAGLSQLRAYLAGDPLPLPPEPLRITGIYRWVRHPLYLFSLMALWPVTVMRGAYLGFCIGATIYFVVGSLYEERRMIAVFGDEYREYQRQTAWLIPFVRLPQRGS encoded by the coding sequence ATGTGGATCATCTTACTGGCAATGCTCGGCTACGGCGTACTACATACGTGGCTTGCTGGAGCGTTTAAGCCGGTATTCCGCTCCCGTTTCGGAGACCGTGCCTACGAGGGATTATATCGTATTCTCTTCAACGTAATCGCCGCCGCCGGCCTCGGCGCGATCGGACTGCTGATGATCTTGTTGGATGCGCGCGAACCGGTGATATGGATCCTTCCGGCGTCCCTCGAGCCCGTACTCATCGCAATTCAAGCAGTCGGCATCGTCGGCGCGGTCGTATCGCTGCTGCAAGTCGACCTCGGCCGTTTCGCCGGCCTGTCTCAGCTTCGCGCCTATTTGGCTGGCGATCCGCTCCCGCTGCCGCCCGAACCGCTGCGCATCACCGGCATCTACCGCTGGGTGCGGCACCCGCTCTACTTGTTTTCTCTCATGGCGCTGTGGCCGGTGACTGTTATGCGTGGAGCCTACCTCGGGTTCTGCATCGGCGCGACCATCTACTTCGTGGTCGGGTCGCTGTACGAGGAGCGCCGCATGATCGCCGTGTTTGGCGACGAGTACCGCGAGTATCAGCGCCAAACCGCGTGGCTCATCCCGTTCGTGCGCCTCCCGCAGCGAGGGTCGTAG
- the alaS gene encoding alanine--tRNA ligase — protein MKTMSSAEVRQAFLEFFEEHGHKQVESSSLVPANDPTLLFTNAGMVQFKDVFLGLDKRDYKRATTSQKCMRVSGKHNDLENVGPSPRHHTFFEMLGNFSFGDYFKRDAIIYAHQFLTQVCGLPEDRLVYTVYQNDDEAYSYWVNDVGVDPKRVARMGPKTNFWQMADTGPCGPTSEIHWDKTPELGEDSIVEMLQVEDDRFLEIWNLVFMQFNRTAPDPEHSGQFDVPLPAPGVDTGMGLERIVSIVQGKLANYETDLFMPIIEATQQLTGHSDATRDANIVPYRVIADHVRAAVFLIADGVEPGAKNRQAVCRLVIRRAARFGTKLGFDSPFLGTVAQSVIDHMGEHYTELTAKADQIRAVITKEETMFRRTLDRGVSLLNAMLDQLPEDGTLPGDQAFYLKATLGLPFEVIKDICEERGYTVDLAGFNAAEAEHSRVSGGKVIGRIESAEAYTDLLADLRSSGALAESGVAYSPYGPTTVAGVRVLAILGEGGPIESAIAGDRVEVVLSETPFYVEAGGQVSDTGTISGDDWVIVVDDTRRPVAGLIVHSGEVGEGQPKVGDEATAAVDSLRRADIIKNHTATHLLHAALRNQLGTHVEQRGSLVAPDRLRFDFAHGDRVSERQLRTIEREVNDAVQANYAVVAKVKSLAEARAEGAMALFGEKYGDTVRTVSIGANGQRYSYELCGGVHVRETGEIGAFVFTNEGSVSSGIRRVEALTGRAAVEYIQDNLSALHHIAGQLGAKPVEAQSRLAALQDELAQSRKQYNALQRELARLKFEALMREAEATNGIRTLVAQVDGVPVDVMREMADWFKGRVSDGVIVIGTVFEGKPQLLASVAGGLTKQGYHAGELIKSIAPIIGGGGGGRPDMAQAGGKDPSKLADALQAARDALAAKGR, from the coding sequence ATGAAAACCATGAGCAGTGCCGAAGTCCGGCAGGCTTTCCTCGAATTCTTTGAAGAACACGGGCACAAGCAGGTGGAGTCATCGTCGCTTGTGCCGGCCAACGACCCGACCCTGCTGTTCACAAACGCGGGCATGGTGCAGTTCAAGGACGTGTTCCTCGGCCTCGACAAGCGCGACTACAAGCGCGCGACCACTTCGCAGAAGTGCATGCGCGTTTCCGGCAAGCACAACGATCTGGAAAACGTCGGGCCGTCGCCGCGGCATCACACGTTTTTCGAGATGCTGGGCAACTTCAGCTTCGGCGACTACTTCAAGCGCGACGCCATCATCTACGCGCATCAGTTCCTGACGCAGGTGTGCGGCTTGCCTGAAGACCGGTTGGTCTACACGGTCTATCAGAACGACGACGAGGCGTACAGCTACTGGGTGAACGATGTCGGCGTCGATCCGAAGCGTGTGGCGCGGATGGGTCCCAAGACGAATTTCTGGCAGATGGCCGATACGGGCCCGTGCGGCCCAACCAGCGAAATTCATTGGGACAAGACGCCGGAGTTAGGCGAAGACAGCATCGTCGAGATGCTGCAAGTTGAAGACGACCGGTTCCTCGAAATCTGGAACCTCGTGTTCATGCAGTTCAACCGCACCGCGCCAGACCCCGAACACAGCGGTCAGTTCGACGTTCCGCTTCCGGCGCCCGGTGTCGATACCGGCATGGGCCTTGAGCGCATCGTCAGCATCGTGCAGGGCAAGCTCGCCAACTACGAGACCGACCTGTTCATGCCGATTATCGAGGCGACGCAGCAGCTCACCGGCCACAGCGACGCGACCCGCGATGCCAATATCGTGCCGTACCGCGTTATCGCCGATCACGTGCGCGCCGCCGTATTCCTGATCGCCGACGGTGTCGAACCGGGCGCGAAGAACCGCCAAGCCGTGTGCCGCCTTGTCATTCGCCGCGCCGCGCGGTTCGGAACCAAACTCGGATTCGACTCGCCGTTCCTCGGTACCGTTGCTCAATCTGTGATCGACCACATGGGCGAACACTACACCGAGTTGACCGCCAAAGCCGATCAGATCAGGGCGGTCATCACCAAAGAGGAAACGATGTTCCGTCGCACGCTCGATCGCGGCGTTAGCCTCTTAAACGCGATGCTCGATCAGCTTCCCGAAGACGGGACGCTGCCGGGCGATCAGGCCTTCTACCTCAAAGCGACGCTCGGCCTGCCGTTTGAGGTCATCAAAGACATTTGCGAAGAACGCGGCTATACCGTCGATCTGGCCGGGTTCAACGCCGCCGAGGCCGAACACTCCCGCGTGAGCGGCGGCAAGGTCATCGGCCGCATCGAGAGCGCAGAAGCCTACACGGATCTGCTTGCCGACCTCAGAAGCAGCGGCGCGCTCGCGGAATCGGGCGTGGCGTATTCGCCCTACGGTCCGACGACGGTGGCAGGCGTTCGCGTCCTGGCGATTCTTGGTGAAGGCGGCCCGATCGAGTCGGCCATTGCCGGAGACCGCGTCGAGGTTGTGCTGAGCGAGACGCCGTTCTATGTCGAGGCCGGCGGACAGGTCAGCGACACCGGCACGATCAGCGGCGACGACTGGGTGATCGTGGTTGATGACACCCGCCGCCCTGTTGCCGGTTTGATCGTCCATTCTGGCGAGGTCGGTGAAGGACAACCCAAGGTCGGAGATGAGGCCACCGCCGCGGTGGACAGCCTGCGCCGCGCGGACATCATCAAGAATCACACCGCAACGCACCTGCTCCACGCCGCGCTTCGCAACCAGCTCGGGACGCATGTCGAGCAGCGCGGCTCGCTCGTCGCGCCGGATCGCCTACGCTTCGACTTTGCGCACGGCGACCGCGTCTCCGAGCGTCAGCTGCGCACGATTGAGCGCGAGGTCAACGACGCGGTGCAGGCCAACTACGCGGTCGTCGCCAAAGTCAAATCGCTTGCCGAGGCACGCGCAGAAGGCGCGATGGCCCTGTTTGGCGAGAAGTATGGCGATACCGTGCGTACAGTCTCCATCGGCGCGAACGGTCAGCGCTACAGTTATGAGTTGTGCGGCGGCGTGCATGTGCGTGAAACCGGCGAGATTGGCGCGTTCGTGTTCACCAACGAAGGAAGCGTGAGCAGCGGCATCCGCCGCGTGGAAGCCTTGACCGGGCGCGCGGCCGTCGAATACATTCAAGACAACCTATCGGCACTGCACCACATCGCCGGGCAGCTTGGTGCGAAGCCTGTCGAGGCGCAGTCCCGCCTTGCGGCGCTGCAGGACGAGTTAGCCCAATCCCGCAAGCAGTACAACGCGCTTCAGCGCGAACTGGCCCGGCTCAAGTTCGAGGCATTGATGCGCGAGGCCGAGGCGACAAACGGCATCCGAACGCTGGTCGCACAGGTCGACGGGGTGCCGGTGGACGTGATGCGTGAAATGGCCGACTGGTTCAAGGGCCGCGTAAGCGACGGCGTCATCGTCATCGGCACGGTCTTCGAAGGCAAGCCACAGCTGCTCGCGTCGGTCGCTGGCGGCCTGACCAAGCAGGGTTACCACGCCGGCGAACTGATCAAGTCGATTGCGCCCATTATCGGCGGCGGCGGCGGCGGGCGACCCGACATGGCGCAGGCGGGCGGCAAAGATCCGTCGAAATTGGCAGACGCGCTGCAAGCTGCGCGCGACGCTCTGGCGGCAAAGGGTCGCTAA
- the ruvX gene encoding Holliday junction resolvase RuvX: MIRAPLLGIDHGIKRIGIAVSDRLWLTAREVTVITRTTRSADFEAISRLITEHGAGALVIGMPHDELAAEGEHTQADTVALWIERLRDVCDLPVVTWDEQMTSEDAKRIARRMRRDPRAPIDDLAARVMLQSYLDAVRDGLAEEPASRTIDRSTD, from the coding sequence ATGATCCGCGCCCCGCTGCTTGGCATCGACCACGGCATTAAGCGTATCGGCATTGCCGTCAGTGACCGGCTGTGGCTGACGGCACGCGAGGTCACGGTCATTACGCGCACGACACGGTCTGCCGATTTCGAGGCGATTTCGCGGCTTATCACCGAACACGGCGCGGGTGCGTTGGTGATCGGAATGCCGCACGATGAGCTTGCAGCAGAGGGCGAACACACACAGGCCGATACCGTGGCATTGTGGATTGAGCGCCTGCGCGACGTCTGCGACCTGCCGGTTGTGACGTGGGACGAGCAGATGACGAGTGAAGATGCCAAACGGATCGCCCGCCGGATGCGCCGCGACCCGCGCGCGCCAATCGACGACCTTGCCGCCCGCGTGATGCTGCAGAGCTATCTGGACGCGGTGCGCGACGGCCTCGCCGAAGAACCCGCATCTCGCACGATAGACCGGAGCACCGACTGA
- a CDS encoding thymidine phosphorylase — protein MNMLDIIAKKRDKQTLTREEIAWFVEAVTRGDAPDYQTAALLMAIVINGMDHDETVALTMAMANSGRVLDLSDITPYAVDKHSSGGVGDKTSLVVLPLVASCGVKVAKMSGRGLGLTGGTLDKLESIPGYNVNLSETEFRELAKANGIVLAGQSGELAPADGKLYALRDVTGTVQSLPLIVSSIMSKKIAAGARGIVLDVKVGTGAFMKSVQDGVELAQAMVDIGVSAHRDMIAMVTDMNQPLGEAVGHALEIREVIDVLRGDGPADFREHCLEVSAHMLWLAGRGERWTDYDRINDQLADFLDDGKAFATFRAMVEAQGGDVEVVDNPDLLPRAAYVETIRAVQERYIAGVDAETIARVVFELGGGREKKTDSIDHAVGAVVHVNVGDAVQPGQALVTLHANDRDKLARAVSLVHNAITYGRDEVPPLPHVYETFVRKANRAD, from the coding sequence ATGAACATGCTCGACATTATAGCCAAGAAGCGCGACAAACAGACGTTGACCCGCGAGGAAATTGCGTGGTTCGTCGAAGCAGTCACGCGCGGGGACGCGCCGGACTACCAGACGGCGGCGCTCCTGATGGCGATCGTCATCAACGGGATGGATCACGACGAGACTGTGGCGCTGACGATGGCGATGGCGAATTCCGGCCGTGTGCTGGACCTGAGCGACATTACGCCGTACGCGGTAGACAAGCACTCGTCCGGTGGCGTGGGCGATAAGACCTCGTTGGTCGTGCTGCCGCTGGTCGCGTCGTGCGGTGTCAAGGTGGCTAAGATGAGCGGGCGTGGCCTCGGCTTGACCGGCGGCACGCTCGACAAACTCGAGAGCATTCCCGGCTACAACGTGAATCTGTCCGAGACCGAGTTTCGTGAACTGGCGAAGGCCAACGGGATCGTATTGGCCGGCCAGTCCGGCGAGCTTGCGCCTGCAGACGGCAAGCTGTACGCCCTGCGCGACGTTACCGGCACGGTGCAGAGCCTTCCGCTGATCGTCAGCAGCATCATGAGCAAAAAGATCGCAGCCGGCGCACGTGGAATCGTGCTGGACGTCAAGGTAGGGACGGGCGCGTTCATGAAATCCGTCCAAGACGGCGTCGAGCTGGCGCAGGCGATGGTCGATATCGGCGTATCGGCGCACCGCGATATGATCGCCATGGTGACCGACATGAATCAGCCGCTGGGCGAGGCGGTCGGCCATGCTCTCGAAATCCGCGAGGTGATCGATGTGCTGCGCGGCGACGGGCCGGCGGACTTCCGCGAGCACTGCCTCGAGGTCTCCGCGCATATGTTGTGGTTGGCTGGTCGCGGCGAACGGTGGACGGATTACGACCGCATCAACGACCAATTGGCGGACTTCCTCGACGATGGCAAGGCCTTCGCCACGTTCCGGGCGATGGTCGAGGCGCAGGGCGGCGATGTCGAGGTCGTCGACAACCCGGACCTGCTGCCACGGGCTGCATATGTCGAGACGATTCGTGCGGTGCAGGAACGATACATCGCCGGTGTCGACGCGGAAACCATTGCGCGCGTCGTGTTCGAGTTGGGCGGTGGACGTGAGAAGAAGACCGACTCGATCGATCATGCTGTCGGCGCCGTCGTGCATGTGAATGTTGGCGACGCCGTCCAACCCGGGCAAGCACTGGTGACACTGCATGCCAACGATCGTGACAAGCTCGCACGCGCGGTATCGCTTGTGCACAATGCAATCACCTATGGCCGCGACGAGGTCCCGCCACTCCCGCACGTTTACGAGACGTTTGTACGCAAAGCCAACCGCGCGGACTAA
- the lysA gene encoding diaminopimelate decarboxylase yields the protein MLNESIRFLDDRLYVDDVELGALGAQFGTPLYVYSLRRIAANYRAIATAFTPLDAEIHFSAKSNGNLAILETLVKQGAGIDAVSAGEAYRALRAGCAPAKIVFAGVGKTYAEIKWAVEQQIGWFNVENELELEYLNTIAGQAGTRVRVALRLNPDVTANTHPYIATGHGAAKFGLTGDVVDAILARRQQYAHIDIEGLHLHIGSQLGDTEATGKAVDTATSIAKQHAGITTLNVGGGLPLAYDPHSHLPSPREFMDVLAQRAAGFHILLEPGRSISGDAGVLLTSVLYVKHQGGQHIVIVDGSMTELLRPALYGAKHAIVPVIARGESIGPVQVVGPVCESSDVLGRDVPLPALEPGDLVAVLDAGAYGMVMASNYNARVRPAEIVIETDGSTVHVARRRETWDDLLLCEV from the coding sequence ATGCTCAACGAATCGATCCGGTTTCTGGATGATCGTTTGTACGTAGACGACGTCGAACTCGGTGCATTGGGCGCACAGTTCGGAACACCGCTGTATGTGTACAGTCTGCGCCGCATCGCCGCCAACTATCGCGCTATCGCCACAGCATTTACGCCGCTCGATGCGGAAATCCACTTCAGCGCCAAATCGAATGGCAACCTTGCTATCCTCGAAACGCTGGTGAAGCAGGGCGCCGGTATCGACGCGGTTAGCGCCGGCGAAGCGTATCGGGCGCTGCGTGCCGGCTGTGCACCAGCAAAGATTGTGTTTGCGGGTGTCGGAAAGACCTATGCCGAGATCAAATGGGCGGTCGAACAGCAAATCGGCTGGTTCAACGTCGAAAACGAGCTCGAGCTCGAATACCTTAATACGATTGCAGGGCAAGCGGGGACGCGCGTCAGGGTCGCCTTGCGCCTCAACCCCGACGTGACTGCCAACACACACCCGTACATCGCCACTGGCCACGGTGCGGCGAAGTTTGGCCTGACTGGTGATGTGGTCGATGCGATCCTCGCGCGGCGGCAGCAATACGCCCATATCGACATCGAAGGGCTGCATCTGCATATCGGAAGTCAACTTGGCGACACGGAGGCGACCGGCAAGGCGGTCGACACGGCCACCTCGATCGCCAAGCAGCACGCCGGAATCACGACTCTCAACGTCGGCGGTGGGCTACCGTTGGCGTACGATCCGCACAGCCACCTGCCAAGTCCGCGCGAATTCATGGATGTGCTGGCGCAGCGCGCTGCCGGGTTCCACATTCTGCTTGAGCCGGGCCGGTCGATCAGCGGAGACGCCGGCGTGCTGCTGACGTCCGTGCTATACGTCAAGCATCAAGGCGGGCAGCACATTGTCATCGTCGACGGCAGTATGACCGAGCTGCTGCGCCCGGCGCTGTACGGTGCCAAACACGCCATCGTCCCGGTCATCGCCCGTGGCGAGTCGATCGGTCCTGTGCAAGTTGTCGGGCCGGTGTGCGAAAGCTCGGATGTGTTGGGTCGGGACGTCCCGCTGCCGGCACTCGAGCCGGGCGATCTGGTGGCCGTGCTGGATGCCGGTGCTTACGGGATGGTCATGGCCTCGAACTACAACGCGCGGGTGCGCCCCGCCGAAATCGTCATCGAGACGGACGGTTCGACGGTGCACGTCGCACGCAGGCGGGAGACGTGGGACGATCTGCTGTTGTGCGAGGTGTAA
- a CDS encoding tyrosine--tRNA ligase, with the protein MVSIDEQVEILMSGAEYGDPETKVTMARELRERLIEAEEAGRPLRVYCGYDPRKPDLHLGHTITMRKLRQFQELGHDVTFLIGTFTSLIGDPSDKDKARNQLTVDEVRENARTYAEQAFKILDPDLTRVRYNDEWLSTLDFADIIRLASNFTVQQFLVRENFANRIKDGLPIYLHEFFYALMQAYDAVAQEADVQVGGQDQLFNIVVAGRKLQQGLGQKPQVAIIMGESLPGTDGHEKMSKSQGNHIPLLGEAWDMYGKVMSIPDAAMPIYHKLILGWTPAQLADFEQGLKDGSLHPNEAKMRLAREIVSIYHSPDDAVAAQQRWDEVFRSKGGPGIPTDIPTATVTGDERVVDVLRRLNMVASGKEASRLIEQGGIRLADQPVTELSAVVRVVDLPAVLQVGKRKFVKLITED; encoded by the coding sequence ATGGTCAGCATTGACGAACAAGTCGAAATCTTGATGTCTGGCGCCGAGTACGGCGACCCGGAAACCAAAGTGACGATGGCTCGCGAACTGCGCGAACGGCTCATCGAGGCCGAAGAAGCGGGTCGGCCGCTGCGCGTGTACTGCGGTTACGACCCGCGCAAGCCCGATTTGCATCTCGGCCACACGATCACCATGCGCAAGCTGCGCCAGTTTCAAGAGCTGGGCCACGATGTGACGTTCCTGATCGGTACGTTTACCAGCCTGATCGGCGACCCGTCGGACAAGGATAAGGCACGGAATCAGCTTACGGTCGACGAGGTGCGCGAGAACGCCCGCACTTACGCCGAGCAGGCATTCAAGATCCTTGACCCCGACCTGACGCGCGTGCGCTACAACGACGAATGGTTGTCCACGCTCGACTTCGCCGACATCATCCGGCTTGCCAGCAATTTCACCGTGCAGCAGTTCTTGGTGCGCGAGAATTTCGCCAACCGCATCAAGGACGGGCTTCCGATTTACCTGCACGAGTTCTTCTACGCGCTGATGCAGGCCTACGATGCAGTAGCGCAGGAAGCGGACGTGCAGGTCGGCGGGCAGGACCAGCTCTTCAACATCGTGGTCGCAGGGCGCAAGCTCCAGCAGGGCCTTGGGCAGAAGCCGCAGGTCGCGATCATCATGGGCGAGTCGCTGCCCGGCACCGACGGCCACGAGAAGATGAGCAAGTCGCAAGGCAACCACATTCCGCTGCTGGGCGAGGCGTGGGACATGTACGGCAAGGTGATGAGCATCCCGGATGCGGCGATGCCCATCTACCACAAACTGATCCTCGGCTGGACGCCGGCGCAGCTTGCCGACTTCGAACAAGGGCTGAAAGACGGGTCGCTGCACCCGAACGAGGCCAAGATGCGCCTTGCGCGCGAAATTGTCTCGATCTACCACAGCCCGGACGATGCCGTGGCAGCACAGCAGCGCTGGGACGAAGTGTTCCGCAGTAAGGGCGGGCCGGGCATCCCCACCGACATCCCAACTGCAACAGTGACCGGCGACGAGCGTGTGGTCGACGTCCTGCGCCGTCTGAATATGGTCGCCAGCGGCAAGGAAGCCTCGCGGCTGATCGAGCAGGGCGGCATCCGGCTGGCCGACCAGCCTGTGACCGAGCTTTCGGCGGTGGTACGGGTCGTCGACCTGCCCGCGGTGCTGCAAGTGGGCAAGCGCAAATTCGTCAAGCTCATCACTGAAGACTAA